GGAGGTTTTCAACAACTCAAGCGGCTTGTCATCGACTCCGGCCAGAACCAACATACTCGCCCAGCTTTTCAAACGGTTGAGGCCAAAACGCAGAACCGCATCATGAATCGAATGGATATGCACATTCTCACTGCCAGTATCGGCAACAAACTTTAACAACTTCTGGCTTAATGCCACATCTCTACCGACAATATCGGAAAGTTTATGCATATCCACTTCAGGATCATAAACGTTCGATAGTAGCTCCAACACGGTTAACTTAGCAGTAGGTAAACGACGTCCGGCAATAATTTGCGGCTTAGCGAAGAAATAGCCTTGGAAATAATCGAAACCGAGTTTAGCGCAATATTCGAATTGCTCGCGGGTTTCGACTTTTTCGGCCAATAATTTAATGCCCTGAGCACGCAGACGCTTGCTGTGTTCAATTAGCTGCTTTGGACCAACCTCATGGATTTCCACCTTGATGATATCGGCAAAACGCTCTAACGGCAGCAGTTCCGGGTTGAAGACATAGTCGTCAAGCGCAATCAAAAAACCTTTTTGCTTAAGCTTTTCCAGCGATTCAATCAACACCGGAGTCACCTTAACGTCTTCAAGTACCTCAATGACCACCTTGTCTTTGGGAAAGAACGACTGGTTTTCACGCAGCAATAAACCTTCGGTAAAGTTAATAAAACCGCGGTGTCTGCCAACCAGATCCTTAATGCCAAACTCACCAAAAGCGTTCATCATCACTTCCGCTGAAGCGGTGTCGCCACCTAGGATCTGCGCACTATTGTTATGCGCATCGCCACGGAACAGCAACTCATAGCCGATGACATTCATTTTTCTGTTGAAAATAGGCTGACGGCCAAGATAGATATCAATGTATTGATTCATTTAAAACCTGGTTAGACAGTCACTTAGACTTTTTTGAATTCATCAGGCATATCGATATCCTGATCATCAAACAGGAATTTCTGCATCTCTTCCATTAAAAAGCTGCGTGCTTTCGGGTCTAGACTGGATAAACGATATTCGTTAATCAAAATCGTCTGCTGGGCTAACCACTGTTTCCACGCCTCTTTAGAGATCGAATCAAATACCTTTTGACCTAATTCACCTGGAAATGGCGGAAAATCCAGACCTTCCAGTTTTTCGCCCATTTTTACGCAATCAACTAATCTACTCATTCTATTACTCCATAAGCCCGGGGCTTTTCATCACTATAGTGCCTGTAAGGCACACCAATCATCCAAAACCTTACTGATTGGTGCCGGTAACGCATAGTCACCGGATGCCACCTGATGCGCGCTTAACCAGCGCTTATCTTTTGTTTCATCAGGTTTTTCCGTGCCAAAAGCATGCAAGGGTTCAGCCACTTTTTGCAATTCAGAGTCATATTGCTCTGTTGTCAGTGCCAAGTTTAGATACATTGGCCGTATCTGCAAATGATAGTGCGAAAAGCTATGTTTTAAGTTAGGCCATTCTACCAAACTCTCAAAGCCTAGTCCTCGGCTTTGTAAGAATTCCTGCAGTGCAAATTCACTTTCAAATTCCGGCAAACTCCAGAGACCGCCCCATATGCCATTTTGCGGCCTTTTTTCCAACAATAACTGCTGCTGCTCATTAACAAAAACCAACATGCAGGCCTGTTTGCTCGGCTTGCTTTTTTGTGGCTTTCTGTAAGGGTAATCGGAGACTTTATCAAGTTCATAAGCCTTGCAATGCTTGGCTACCGGACAAGCCTGACAATCGGGTTTGCTACGTTTACACAGTGTCGCCCCCAAATCCATAATCGCCTGGGTATAATCATCGAAACGCCGCTCCGGCGTCAACTTGTCGGCCAGCTGCCACATCGCCTGCTCGATTCGGCGCTCTCCAGGCCAACCGTCAATAGCAAAAAATCGCGACAATACACGCTTCACATTACCATCCAAAATGGCAAAACGCTGCCCGAGCGCAATCGATAAAATCGCCCCCGCGGTGGAACGTCCAATCCCCGGCAAGGCCACAATCTGTTCAAATTCCGTAGGGAATTCGCCTTGATATTGCTCGACAATCCATTGCGCGCTCTTATGCAAATTACGGCCCCGCGCGTAATAGCCAAGCCCGGCCCAATGTGCGAGAACTTCTTCCTGATCGGCCTGTGCCAAGTCCGCAATGGTCGGGAAACGCTGCATAAACTTCTGGTAATACGGAATCACCGTGACGACCTGAGTCTGTTGTAGCATGATTTCGGAAACCCAAACACGGTAAGGATTGATTGCCTTCTGCCAAGGTAAATCATGGCGACCGAATTGATCAAACCAGGCCAATAAGTTAGCCGAAAACTCATTCGCTTGAAATTCATCAACCGATTCAAAGGGTAATGCAACATGTGCAGGCGAATTTTGCTTTGCCATAATCAAAAATCTTGCTGGGAAAAGATTGCAACCAAAAAACAGTGGGCGAACACCCAGCCGTATTGATTTTTTTAAATTAGGCTATACTATACGCATTCAAAATTAACTCAAGTGATTCATAGATTTATTTCTGTCTTGCATAGAGCACAACAGATCTTATGAGTCGACAACCAGACAGTAAGCATAACTATGACCGATACCCATTCTGAACAGCCTGAAAACCAGAGCAATGGCGAAAAAATCCAACACCGTATTAAAAGTTTTGTACTGCGTCAGGGACGCCTTTCCGCCGCGCAGAAAAAAGCATTAGATACTCAATGGCCTAAATTCGGTTTAGAAGTCGGCGAACAAAAACTCGATTTGACCGAAGTGTTCGGTCGTCAGGCACCGACCATTGTCGAGATCGGTTTTGGCATGGGAACCAGTTTGGCGGCGATGGCTGAAGCCAATCCTGAACAGAACTATATCGGTATTGAGGTACATCGTCCGGGTGTAGGCGCTTTGCTAAAACTGGTCGAGGAAAAAGGTCTGACCAATATTCGCGTCTTTAACCATGATGCGATTGAAGTGTTGGAAAAATCGATTCCACAGGACGCCTTGGCCGGTGTTTATCTGTTTTTCCCTGATCCATGGCATAAAAAACGCCATCACAAACGACGAATAGTGCAGCCGCTGTTCGCGCAGACCATTGCCAAACACCTGCAGCTTGGTGGCCAGTTTCATATGGCAACCGACTGGGAAGATTATGCTCATCATATGATGGAGGTGATGAGTGCGGCTGAAAATTATCGCAATATCAGCGGCAAAGGTGAATTTACGCCGCGTCCTGATTATCGCCCGCTAACCAAATTCGAACAGCGAGGACACCGCTTGGGTCATGGTGTTTGGGATTTGATTTTCGAACGAGTATAAACCCCGTTTAACACATCCTCAAGACTGACCGGACTGCGCCAGATTGATAGACCATTTTGGCGCTGCCACCGGCCCGGCAAACAAGAGTTTGATTTGCGACCCTTGCAGTAAAGCGGTTAGCAGATTGCTGGCCTGCAGCGTCAATAACAACTGCCCTTCAATCTGCTCTTCAAACAGATTCCAACTGAAATAACCGTTACCCTGAAAACGTTCGCTTTGCGCACTAAAACGTTTCGGCGCATAGATGCCCTGCTGCCAACTTCCCTGAATATCAATCCGACTGAATTCTGTATATGCCTGTTTGGCCAAATTGGCAGTATGCAAAACGATTTCACCACCGAGCAAACCGTTCACATCCATGCCATAGACTTT
Above is a window of Thiomicrorhabdus sediminis DNA encoding:
- a CDS encoding EAL and HDOD domain-containing protein; the encoded protein is MNQYIDIYLGRQPIFNRKMNVIGYELLFRGDAHNNSAQILGGDTASAEVMMNAFGEFGIKDLVGRHRGFINFTEGLLLRENQSFFPKDKVVIEVLEDVKVTPVLIESLEKLKQKGFLIALDDYVFNPELLPLERFADIIKVEIHEVGPKQLIEHSKRLRAQGIKLLAEKVETREQFEYCAKLGFDYFQGYFFAKPQIIAGRRLPTAKLTVLELLSNVYDPEVDMHKLSDIVGRDVALSQKLLKFVADTGSENVHIHSIHDAVLRFGLNRLKSWASMLVLAGVDDKPLELLKTSLLHAKFCELYGEKVSRHAKESFFTVGLFSCLDAVMDTEMKTLLEKLHLDESICKALLAEQGELGLALKTVRAMEQGQTGFDLPQGLTPNMLSEMYVQSMHFAESIKLG
- a CDS encoding oxidative damage protection protein, translated to MSRLVDCVKMGEKLEGLDFPPFPGELGQKVFDSISKEAWKQWLAQQTILINEYRLSSLDPKARSFLMEEMQKFLFDDQDIDMPDEFKKV
- the mutY gene encoding A/G-specific adenine glycosylase, encoding MAKQNSPAHVALPFESVDEFQANEFSANLLAWFDQFGRHDLPWQKAINPYRVWVSEIMLQQTQVVTVIPYYQKFMQRFPTIADLAQADQEEVLAHWAGLGYYARGRNLHKSAQWIVEQYQGEFPTEFEQIVALPGIGRSTAGAILSIALGQRFAILDGNVKRVLSRFFAIDGWPGERRIEQAMWQLADKLTPERRFDDYTQAIMDLGATLCKRSKPDCQACPVAKHCKAYELDKVSDYPYRKPQKSKPSKQACMLVFVNEQQQLLLEKRPQNGIWGGLWSLPEFESEFALQEFLQSRGLGFESLVEWPNLKHSFSHYHLQIRPMYLNLALTTEQYDSELQKVAEPLHAFGTEKPDETKDKRWLSAHQVASGDYALPAPISKVLDDWCALQAL
- the trmB gene encoding tRNA (guanosine(46)-N7)-methyltransferase TrmB is translated as MTDTHSEQPENQSNGEKIQHRIKSFVLRQGRLSAAQKKALDTQWPKFGLEVGEQKLDLTEVFGRQAPTIVEIGFGMGTSLAAMAEANPEQNYIGIEVHRPGVGALLKLVEEKGLTNIRVFNHDAIEVLEKSIPQDALAGVYLFFPDPWHKKRHHKRRIVQPLFAQTIAKHLQLGGQFHMATDWEDYAHHMMEVMSAAENYRNISGKGEFTPRPDYRPLTKFEQRGHRLGHGVWDLIFERV